GATTTACCTGCAGCGCGAAACCGATCCCGACGCCGCCGTTGCCCTTTCCTTCCTGCTGATTGCCGTGGCGGTCATTGTCGTGGCTGTGACGTATCGGGCACCCAAATCCCCGCTGCGTTCTTTAGTCGCGGGACGGGGGCGTACCTCATGACCCTTTCCTTGAACGCGGTGCTGGCCGCCCGGAATGTGGAGCTTGCCCTGACCGTGGGCTCTTCCGAAACCGTGGCCGTCATGGGGCCCAACGGCGCGGGAAAGTCGTCGGTCATCCAGATGCTGGCCGGCCTGCTCAAACCCGATTCCGGCAGCGCGACGCTGGACGGGCGCTTACTGTTCCAGTTCAACCCCGGCAGTGTCTGGCTGCCCCCGCATGAACGAGGCGTGGGCGTTTTGGCGCAGGAACCGCTGCTCTTCCCCCACCTGAATGTATTGGACAATGTGGCGTTCGGACCGCGCAGCCAGGGTGCCGGAAAGCGGGAAAGCCACGAGGTCGCCCGCCGCTGGCTGGGTGAGGTGGACGCCGTCGAACTGTCCCGCAGGCTGCCCTCAGAACTCTCCGGCGGGCAGGCACAGCGGGTGGCCCTGGCCCGGGCGCTCGCCACCGACCCCGAGCTGCTGCTGCTCGACGAGCCCATGGCCGCGCTGGATGTCAACAGCACCCCGTTCCTGCGCAGCCTGCTCAAGCGGGTGTTGGCCGGGCGCCGCGCCATCATCGTCACGCACGACGTCCTCGACGCGCTCATGCTCGCCGACCGCATCATCGTCATGGACGGCGGGCGGATCGTGGAATCCGGTCCCACCGCCGCCGTGCTCGCCCATCCGCGCAGCGCCTTCGCAGCATCGCTGGCCGGTCTGAACGTCATCTCCGGTGTCCTCTCCGGCTCCACCCTTTCAATGTCCGACGGCGGATTGGTCACCGGCCAGCCTGTCGGCGGCTTGGGTGCTGGCTCGCTGGGGGACGACGCAAGTGGTGGGCCGGAAGGCATGGCCGCGTTCCCGCCGTCGGCCGTGTCGGTGTTTTTGGCGCCGCCTGCGGGAAGCCCGCGCAACTGCTTCAACGTGACTGTGACCGAGCTGGAACCGCAGGGCGGGCATATCCGGATCCGGGCCGGTGCCCTGGCAGCGGACGTCTCAGCGGCCGCGGTGGCAGAGCTCAAGGTGGAGCCAGGGACCGAAGTCTTCTTCGTGGTCAAGGCAGCAGAAGTGGCCCTCTACCCGGCGTAATCCTCCGGCCCTCCTACCGACGCTCCTGCAGATACGGGGGTGTTTTTGCCGACGCTCCTGCAGATCTGGGGCGATTTTGGGCAACGCTCCTGCAGCGGCTGAGGCAGACCTGGGCCATAGGGGTATTCAGGGACGCAGATCCACCGGCAGGGATCGGTGGACCTGCCACGCGGCGTGCATTTGCTCGCGGGTACCAGCGGGATGCTCGGCAAACCAGGTGCGGGTGAACTGATTGAGTTCAAACTGTCGGCCAATTTCAGGTACAGCAGCATTGCGAGTTTCATGCCAGTGCGTCAGGGCGTCGGCCAGCGTTGCTGTACCGTCGCCGGCGGCAAAAAAGTCGCGCATGTGAGCATCGAAATGGAAACCCGGTCCTAGTTGCTCCGTGAACCAGGCCCGCAGGAGCTGGCTGCAGCGTTGGCCCTTCGGGACCGTCGTGTCCACAGTCAGGGGTCCGGCAAGCTGCTTCGTTGACCGCTTCTCCGCCGGAAGGGAAGGCTGGAGCCTTCCGTCCAGCATCGCTGAGATCCGCTCGGTGATCTGCTCTTTGCCGCCACTTGCAGAGAGTCCCTGGCTGCGGGCAAAGTCTGCCAGTTCGGTTTTCAGCCAGTACCAGCGGGAAAACTCAGCCGCAGTCATCGAGGAGGCGAGGGCCGGACGCTGTGGCTGGTCGGTGGCGGGCATCTCTTGAAGTCTCTTAAGCATGGAACAATTCTGGCCGCTCCTCTCCATCAATGAACAATCGCGACCGACAAATGACACCGTTCCCGCTTTCTGATGCCCGGATCCCGGTATCAGAAAGCAGGAACGGTGTCAGAAAGCGGGAACGGTGTCAGAACTCGGCGGCGCGGCGGGTCGTGCTGCCAATCGCTAACCCTCGCCTGAGCTCCAGTTTTTGGCCTGGGAAACGAAAAACCCCCGGCCGTCTGGCCGAGGGTTTTCCTCATCTGGTTGCGGGGACAGGATTTGAACCTGTGACCTCCGGGTTATGAGCCCGGCGAGCTACCGAACTGCTCCACCCCGCGTTGCGTCCTCAACAGTACATGCGTTTGTCGGAATCACCAACTCGAGGGCCCTCCACCCCCCTCAACCGGTGAGTGTGCGTTGGTGAAAGCCCGGAAGGTGCTGCCGCGTTCGGAGAAAAAGCCCGGAAGGTGCTGCCGCGTCTGGGTCTGGAGGAGTCGGCGTCAGCGGTGGTTGAAGACTGCCGGGCGCTTTTCCATGAATGCCGCCATGCCTTCCTTTTGGTCCTCCGTGGCGAAGCAGGCGAAGATCGAGCGGCGTTCCACCCGGACGCCTTCGGCCAAGGTGGTTTCAAACGCGGCATTGACCGCTTCTTTGGCGATCATGGCCACCGGCTTTGACATGGTCGCGATTGTGGCGGCCGTGGCAAGTGCCTCCTCCAGCAGGGAATCAACGGGCACCACGCGGGCCACGAGCCCTGCCTGCTCTGCCTCCTCCGCCCCCATGACCCGGCCGGTCAGCACCATTTCCATGGCCTTGGCCTTGCCGATGGCGCGGGTCAGCCGCTGCGAGCCGCCCATGCCGGGGATGACGCCGAGCTTGATTTCGGGCTGGCCGAACTTGGCGTTGTCGGCGGCGATGATGAAGTCGGCAATCATGGCCAGCTCGCAGCCGCCGCCCAGGGCGTGCCCGGCCACGGCGGCGATCATGGGCGTGCGGACGCGGGCCAGCTCGTCCCATACGGAGAACCAGTTGGCCTGGTACATCTCCACCGAGGATTTCGCCGCCATCTCCTTGATGTCCGCGCCGGCTGCAAAAGCACGGGAGGTGCCGGTGATGACGATGGCACCCACGGAGGGGTCGGCGTCGTACGCGGTGGCCGCGGCAAGAATTTCCCGGCCCATCGCGTCGCTCAGTGCGTTCAAGGCTTCGGGGCGGTTGAGCGTAATCAGGCCCACCCGGCCGTGTTGTTCGGTCAGGATCTGGGAGTACTGGTTCATGTAAAAAGTTCCGTTCGGTGCTATCGGTTCAGATAAATTCAAGAAGGCAAAGCGGTGGGGTAGTCCAGGCGTCACGGGGCCGTCCGGCGCACAACGCTCAGGCACCGCCCTGGGAAGCCGCCCTGATGGTGTTGATGATGCCGGAGAAGTCTGTCCCGGAACCGCCATGCAGGGAGAACTCGCGGAAGATCTCCTCGGCCGAGCGGCCCAGCACGGCGTCCACACCGGTTGCGTTGAGCGCCTCGACGGCCAGACCCAGGTCCTTGGCCATCAGCGCCCCGGCAAATCCGGGCTGGTAGTCGCGGTTGGCGGGGCTGGTGGGAACGGGGCCAGGGACGGGGCAGTTGGTGGTCAGCGACCAGCACTGGCCCGAGGCGTTGGCTGCAACGTCGTAGAGGGCCTGGTGTGTCAGTCCAAGCTTTTCGCCCAGGACAAAAGCCTCGCTGACGGCGATCATGGACACGCCCAGAATCATGTTGTTGCAGACCTTGGCAGCCTGTCCGGCTCCGGGCCCGCCACACAGCACAATGCGCCTGCCCATGACTTCGAAGAGGGGTCCTGCCGTGGCAAAGTCGTCCTCAGAACCGCCCACCATGAACGTCAGTGTGCCGGCCTCGGCACCCATGACTCCACCGGACACGGGAGCGTCCAGCCCCCTGTGCCCGCCGGCCACCACTATCTCGTGGGCTGTGCGGGCGTCCTCCACGGAGATCGTGGAGCATTCCAGGAACAGGGCCCCCGGCTTGGCTGCCCCCAGCAGTCCCCCGCCCGGCCCTTCGCCTTCAAAGGCAGCAAAGACGTGTTTGCCGGCCGGCAGCATGGTGATGATGACGTCGGCCCCGGCCGCCGCGGCAGCCGCGGAGTCCGCCACCACCACACCGGCCTCAGCTGCCGCCTCCAGCGCCGCTGGCACCACGTCGAAACCTGTGACGGGATACCCTGCGGCGACCAGGTTCGCCGCCATGGGGCCTCCCATGTGCCCCAGCCCGATGAAGGCGACCTTCGTTGCAGCAGCCTTCTGTTCGGCCGCCTTCGTTTCAGTGCGTTCAGACGCTTCATTGCTCATGGCCATCTTCCCTTCACATCGAACTAAAACTGCTTTTAAACCGTTTCCTCAACTGGTGCGGACAGCCCCAGCTCCCGCGCACCCAAATCCGCAAACGCAGCCTCAACCACCGCCGGCGAAACAGCCGCCAAAGACGCAGGCAACCACGCAGGGTTCCTATCCTTGTCGACGAGCTGCGCCCGGATGCCCTCGGCAAAGTCCGGCCAGGCCAGGGCCCGCAGCGACACCCGCAGCTCCTGGTTCAGCACGGATTCCAGCGAACCCAGCGCCCGCGCCCGCCGCAGCGCGGCAAGGGTCACGGTCACCGCCGTTGGCGACTTGGCCGCAATGGTCTCCGCAGCCGCCGTGGCCGCGGGGTCCCCAACGCGGGCCAGCCGCCCAAGGATGGTTCCGGCGTCGTCCGGGGCGTAGCACTCATCAATCCACCAGCGCGCCTTGGCCAGTTCGGAATCCGGCGCCGCCTGCCCCAAACGTCCGACGGCGGAGCTTGCGTTGCGCACGGCCAGCTCGGCCACAAGCGTGGGCAGCTTGGCGGAGTCGACATAGTGGCTGGCCAGGCCCATGGCAATGGCGTCGGCGCCGCTGACCATGCCCCCGGTCAGTCCGGCATGGGTGCCCAACTCCCCCGGCGCGCGGGAGAGCAGGTAGGTGCCACCCACGTCAGGGACGAAGCCGATACCTGTTTCGGGCATGCCGATCCGGGAGCGTTCGGTCACGATCCGGTGCGAGGCGTGCGCGGAAATGCCCACGCCGCCACCCAGCACCACCCCGTCCATGAGCGTGACGATGGGTTTGGGGTAGCGGGCGATGCGGGCGTTGAGGTGGTATTCGTCGCGCCAGAATTGCTCGCTGGAATCTCCGCCGGTGCGCGCGTCGTGGTAAATGGAGACGATGTCCCCGCCTGCACACAGCCCCCGCTCACCGGAACCCGAGATGAGAACTGTTGCAACGGCGTCGTCCGTCTCCCACTCATCCAGCGCCGCCGCAATGGCCAGGATCATGCCGTGGTTCAGCGCGTTGATGGCCTTGGGCCGGTTCAGAATCAGCTGCCCCAAAGCTCCGGTGCGCTGCACGAGAACGTCGTTGTTTTCCATAGACCCATCCTCCACTTCTTAGCGCTCCACGGCCAGACGGCCAATGATCAAGCGCATGATTTCATTGCTGCCTTCAAGAATTTGGTGCACGCGCAGGTCCCGGACCAGCTTCTCCAGGCCGTACTCGCTGAGGTAGCCGTAGCCGCCATGCAGTTGCAGGGCCCGGTTGGCCACGTCAAAGCCGGCATCCGTGGCGACCAGCTTGGCCATGGCACACAGCTTGACGGTGTCCGGGGCGCCAGCGTCCAGGGCGTGGGCGGCGCGCATGAGCATGGTTCGGGAGACCTCGAGGTCGGTGTCCATTTCGGCGATGGCGAAAAGCAGGTGCTGCTTGTCGATCAGCGGCCCGCCAAACGCCTGCCGTTCCTTCAGGTACGCGATGGACTGTTCCAGCGCCGCCCGGCCACCGCCCAGTGAGCAGGCTCCAATGTTCACGCGCCCGCCGTTGAGGCCCTTCATGGCGATGCCGAAACCGTCGCCCTCTTCGCCCAACCGGTTGGCCACGGGGATCCGCACGTTCTCCATCACCACCTGGCGGGTGGGCTGGGCGCGCCAGCCCATCTTCTTTTCGTTGGCGCCGAAGCTGAGCCCTGCCGCGTCATGGGGAACCACGACGGCGGTAATCCCCCGAGCGCCC
This genomic interval from Arthrobacter sp. PAMC 25486 contains the following:
- a CDS encoding acyl-CoA dehydrogenase family protein gives rise to the protein MNQSSPEQEAMVEMVRDFAATALAPHTAEWDENKHFPVDVLAEAGALGMGGIYVGEEHGGSGLSRADAVLIFEELAAVDPTIAAYISIHNMVAWMIDAFGNDEQRSKWLPGITAMTELTSYCLSEPGVGSDAAAITTRAVRDGDDYILNGTKQFISGAGSSAWYLVMVRTADLGARGITAVVVPHDAAGLSFGANEKKMGWRAQPTRQVVMENVRIPVANRLGEEGDGFGIAMKGLNGGRVNIGACSLGGGRAALEQSIAYLKERQAFGGPLIDKQHLLFAIAEMDTDLEVSRTMLMRAAHALDAGAPDTVKLCAMAKLVATDAGFDVANRALQLHGGYGYLSEYGLEKLVRDLRVHQILEGSNEIMRLIIGRLAVER
- a CDS encoding DUF6434 domain-containing protein, whose product is MLKRLQEMPATDQPQRPALASSMTAAEFSRWYWLKTELADFARSQGLSASGGKEQITERISAMLDGRLQPSLPAEKRSTKQLAGPLTVDTTVPKGQRCSQLLRAWFTEQLGPGFHFDAHMRDFFAAGDGTATLADALTHWHETRNAAVPEIGRQFELNQFTRTWFAEHPAGTREQMHAAWQVHRSLPVDLRP
- the mmsB gene encoding 3-hydroxyisobutyrate dehydrogenase yields the protein MSNEASERTETKAAEQKAAATKVAFIGLGHMGGPMAANLVAAGYPVTGFDVVPAALEAAAEAGVVVADSAAAAAAGADVIITMLPAGKHVFAAFEGEGPGGGLLGAAKPGALFLECSTISVEDARTAHEIVVAGGHRGLDAPVSGGVMGAEAGTLTFMVGGSEDDFATAGPLFEVMGRRIVLCGGPGAGQAAKVCNNMILGVSMIAVSEAFVLGEKLGLTHQALYDVAANASGQCWSLTTNCPVPGPVPTSPANRDYQPGFAGALMAKDLGLAVEALNATGVDAVLGRSAEEIFREFSLHGGSGTDFSGIINTIRAASQGGA
- a CDS encoding enoyl-CoA hydratase, whose product is MNQYSQILTEQHGRVGLITLNRPEALNALSDAMGREILAAATAYDADPSVGAIVITGTSRAFAAGADIKEMAAKSSVEMYQANWFSVWDELARVRTPMIAAVAGHALGGGCELAMIADFIIAADNAKFGQPEIKLGVIPGMGGSQRLTRAIGKAKAMEMVLTGRVMGAEEAEQAGLVARVVPVDSLLEEALATAATIATMSKPVAMIAKEAVNAAFETTLAEGVRVERRSIFACFATEDQKEGMAAFMEKRPAVFNHR
- a CDS encoding sulfate/molybdate ABC transporter ATP-binding protein — protein: MTLSLNAVLAARNVELALTVGSSETVAVMGPNGAGKSSVIQMLAGLLKPDSGSATLDGRLLFQFNPGSVWLPPHERGVGVLAQEPLLFPHLNVLDNVAFGPRSQGAGKRESHEVARRWLGEVDAVELSRRLPSELSGGQAQRVALARALATDPELLLLDEPMAALDVNSTPFLRSLLKRVLAGRRAIIVTHDVLDALMLADRIIVMDGGRIVESGPTAAVLAHPRSAFAASLAGLNVISGVLSGSTLSMSDGGLVTGQPVGGLGAGSLGDDASGGPEGMAAFPPSAVSVFLAPPAGSPRNCFNVTVTELEPQGGHIRIRAGALAADVSAAAVAELKVEPGTEVFFVVKAAEVALYPA
- a CDS encoding enoyl-CoA hydratase/isomerase family protein, with protein sequence MENNDVLVQRTGALGQLILNRPKAINALNHGMILAIAAALDEWETDDAVATVLISGSGERGLCAGGDIVSIYHDARTGGDSSEQFWRDEYHLNARIARYPKPIVTLMDGVVLGGGVGISAHASHRIVTERSRIGMPETGIGFVPDVGGTYLLSRAPGELGTHAGLTGGMVSGADAIAMGLASHYVDSAKLPTLVAELAVRNASSAVGRLGQAAPDSELAKARWWIDECYAPDDAGTILGRLARVGDPAATAAAETIAAKSPTAVTVTLAALRRARALGSLESVLNQELRVSLRALAWPDFAEGIRAQLVDKDRNPAWLPASLAAVSPAVVEAAFADLGARELGLSAPVEETV